Proteins from a genomic interval of Candidatus Fokinia cryptica:
- the coaBC gene encoding bifunctional phosphopantothenoylcysteine decarboxylase/phosphopantothenate--cysteine ligase CoaBC, which produces MSIKVILGVTGSIAAYKVIDLAKALHRNSCDVRIVLSKTASSFISVLTLESLFPKKVYEYDDTIENGEMLHISLAKTCDVVLIAPASANAISKLANGIGDCLLSTLCLATRQSIVCVPAMNEGMWENVFVQRNVEILRKNGVHILGPVNGEQACGDVGIGHIADTSDIVDYILQLKTPKYLLGKKIVVTAGSTKEKIDPIRFLSNYSSGKMGYAIAGVARNMGANVTLISGSTALSVPLGINFIPVESAFDMLNAVDREVDKADVYVGVAAIADYRPESYSHEKMKKRKEVIELRLKENVDIIKYVKEKYPKTFCVGFAAETNDLEKHGLEKIKNKCLDMVAVNDVSNNQVFNSDYNEVLLLAKNGKSLHIPKNTKAIIATELLRYVSESLFEK; this is translated from the coding sequence ATGAGTATTAAAGTGATATTAGGCGTTACCGGAAGTATTGCCGCCTATAAAGTTATAGATTTAGCAAAAGCGTTGCATCGTAATTCTTGCGATGTGCGAATAGTACTTTCAAAAACAGCATCTAGTTTTATATCAGTTTTAACATTAGAATCTCTATTTCCTAAAAAAGTATACGAATATGACGATACTATCGAAAATGGCGAGATGCTTCATATTTCACTTGCAAAAACATGCGATGTCGTACTAATAGCTCCTGCCTCTGCTAATGCAATTTCTAAGTTAGCAAATGGCATTGGAGATTGTCTATTATCTACTTTGTGTTTGGCTACGCGACAATCAATAGTATGTGTGCCAGCGATGAATGAAGGAATGTGGGAAAATGTTTTTGTTCAGAGAAATGTAGAAATACTACGGAAAAATGGAGTTCATATATTAGGTCCAGTTAATGGAGAACAGGCGTGTGGTGATGTAGGGATTGGTCATATAGCTGATACTTCAGATATAGTAGACTATATACTTCAACTGAAAACTCCAAAGTACTTACTAGGTAAAAAGATTGTTGTAACTGCTGGTTCCACAAAAGAGAAAATAGATCCAATACGTTTTTTGAGCAATTATAGTTCTGGTAAAATGGGATATGCAATTGCTGGAGTAGCGAGAAACATGGGTGCGAATGTTACTCTTATTAGTGGTTCTACTGCATTAAGTGTTCCACTTGGCATAAATTTTATTCCTGTAGAAAGTGCTTTTGATATGTTAAATGCTGTTGACAGAGAAGTTGACAAAGCAGATGTATACGTTGGAGTCGCTGCGATAGCAGATTATCGGCCAGAATCATATTCACACGAGAAGATGAAAAAGCGGAAAGAAGTGATAGAATTACGTTTAAAAGAAAATGTTGATATCATAAAATATGTCAAAGAAAAGTATCCGAAAACTTTTTGTGTGGGATTTGCAGCGGAGACAAATGATTTGGAAAAACATGGCCTTGAAAAGATAAAAAATAAGTGTTTAGACATGGTGGCCGTCAATGATGTGTCGAATAATCAGGTCTTTAATAGCGATTACAATGAAGTGCTTTTATTAGCGAAAAATGGAAAATCTCTTCATATACCAAAAAATACAAAAGCTATTATAGCTACCGAATTACTACGGTATGTTAGTGAAAGTCTTTTTGAGAAGTAA
- a CDS encoding C45 family autoproteolytic acyltransferase/hydolase: MSKVKRIILKGTKYEMGFKYGVTLETELRLSLDILKEFFVNKYQIQIDTLLSKTDAFYRRYPSAYQDFIKGIADGSTLTLDEVKILNGMETLNSLIVNRSEVSACAFISIPPFKTKSSTIIGRNYDFHEPFSKIAKYLTVTVLHEENMIPTAFIAMPGQIYCPSCINQKSLFVEFNNGSPSGGKAVNQNSESLLIKLLNTLQNSGSLSELDTKLKKLDSDYSLIVNVASKERVQSYEYSSYSGMKTFTPDEDSVYVSTNFYLNETWESITPSDENTWLGVSRRDNLLNLAQNVISVSDVMNMMDKKISDGGGMWNLTIYQMVYDTGANDLYLKRTLEDEKWEHISMNDMFLDVVFYHQEEL, translated from the coding sequence CAGAATTGAGGCTCTCTCTTGATATTTTAAAAGAGTTTTTTGTCAACAAGTATCAAATTCAGATCGATACGTTGTTGAGTAAAACTGATGCATTTTATAGAAGATATCCAAGTGCGTATCAAGATTTCATAAAGGGAATAGCAGATGGCTCTACCCTTACCTTAGACGAAGTAAAGATATTAAATGGAATGGAAACTCTTAACTCTTTGATTGTTAATAGGAGTGAGGTAAGTGCTTGTGCTTTTATCTCAATACCTCCTTTCAAGACTAAAAGTTCAACAATTATAGGAAGGAATTATGACTTCCATGAGCCTTTTTCTAAAATAGCAAAATACCTTACAGTTACGGTATTACATGAAGAGAATATGATACCAACTGCCTTTATTGCGATGCCAGGTCAAATATATTGTCCTTCTTGCATTAATCAAAAATCATTGTTTGTTGAGTTCAATAATGGTTCTCCGTCTGGTGGAAAAGCAGTAAATCAAAATAGTGAATCTCTGCTTATAAAGCTATTAAATACGCTTCAAAATAGCGGTAGCTTATCAGAATTAGATACGAAGCTTAAGAAATTAGATTCCGACTATTCTCTTATAGTAAATGTTGCTAGTAAGGAGCGTGTGCAATCCTACGAATATTCTTCATATAGTGGAATGAAAACGTTTACTCCAGATGAGGATAGCGTTTACGTTTCAACTAACTTTTATCTTAATGAAACATGGGAAAGTATTACTCCCTCGGATGAAAATACATGGCTTGGTGTGTCGAGGAGGGATAATTTATTGAACCTTGCGCAAAATGTTATTTCTGTGTCTGATGTAATGAATATGATGGATAAGAAGATATCAGATGGAGGAGGGATGTGGAATCTTACCATATACCAAATGGTTTACGATACCGGTGCAAATGACTTATATCTTAAAAGAACACTTGAAGATGAAAAGTGGGAACATATTAGTATGAACGATATGTTTCTAGATGTAGTTTTTTACCATCAGGAGGAGTTATAA
- a CDS encoding cation:dicarboxylate symporter family transporter: MSFMRSSSFRIILATALVMFLHEYISFNIQSFIYSISLLLKDVMRICVPFIIFHSVYFCFRKLNNKDGMRFIICLLLCIILSNFLSILVSVFSSSAVLKFIPIVHKNTKILTSGENIKQLFTLGIPTFPLYLNMMVFIFSALLAIIINVSNNYYGFTVDKIANIVKTAIKFLISYIILPLIPIFISGFIFKILQDKGLQDTLCTYPINLIISILLLFLYLGIMFIIAAYVSINRSAKQIATTLIKPSITGFSTMSSTIALPLSIEAVEQNVVDKENGKAAITVTTSIHTIGESILIPFLAILVHQSILAPLSIYEMFILLLVVNIAKFSGSGLPSGGIFIIAPILGEYLNFTSEALGIMTAIYIVMDSIGTVGNIVGNNLFVIIFDRIYSKSKKYIKSS; encoded by the coding sequence ATGTCTTTCATGAGGTCTTCTTCATTTAGAATTATCTTAGCTACTGCGTTAGTTATGTTTCTTCATGAATACATTTCATTCAATATACAATCCTTTATATACTCTATAAGCCTTTTATTAAAAGACGTAATGAGGATATGCGTACCATTTATCATCTTTCATTCAGTTTATTTTTGCTTTAGAAAACTCAACAACAAAGACGGAATGCGATTTATCATTTGTCTTCTACTTTGTATTATTTTATCAAATTTCTTATCCATATTAGTTTCAGTTTTTAGCTCTTCTGCTGTACTCAAATTCATCCCAATAGTACACAAAAACACAAAAATCCTCACATCAGGAGAAAATATAAAGCAACTTTTTACATTAGGCATACCTACTTTTCCATTATATTTAAATATGATGGTATTTATATTTTCCGCACTTTTAGCGATTATCATTAATGTGAGTAATAACTATTATGGTTTTACAGTAGATAAAATCGCTAATATCGTAAAAACAGCAATAAAATTTCTTATCAGTTATATAATACTCCCATTAATACCGATTTTCATATCTGGATTCATATTCAAAATACTACAAGATAAAGGACTTCAAGATACACTCTGCACATATCCTATAAACCTTATTATCAGCATACTTCTACTTTTCCTGTATCTCGGAATAATGTTTATAATCGCGGCATATGTATCAATTAACCGATCAGCTAAACAAATTGCAACAACTTTAATTAAGCCATCTATTACAGGTTTTAGTACAATGTCTAGTACAATAGCACTACCCTTATCTATTGAAGCAGTAGAGCAAAATGTAGTTGATAAGGAAAATGGGAAGGCAGCAATTACCGTAACTACTAGTATACACACGATAGGAGAGAGTATACTTATCCCTTTTCTTGCAATCTTGGTACATCAAAGTATTTTAGCGCCACTTTCTATATATGAAATGTTCATACTTTTATTAGTAGTGAATATTGCAAAATTCTCTGGAAGTGGCCTTCCCAGCGGAGGAATTTTTATTATCGCACCAATATTAGGAGAATATTTAAACTTTACATCTGAAGCACTAGGAATTATGACAGCAATTTACATTGTAATGGATAGCATTGGAACAGTTGGCAATATAGTAGGAAACAATCTCTTTGTTATCATTTTTGACAGAATATACTCTAAAAGTAAAAAATACATAAAATCATCTTAA
- a CDS encoding DMT family transporter, translating into MYISTDYKKYAIGVLCKILALSCFCLLSLGFEKFRNNNIGPLEQFGVICILGTAILLPFVGIFYRKELQKAKIVPYILRSILSIAGMVTWIEAVKHFGSTQAILVNYLTPIITVSIASITKNEKLRVISFISGILCYIVIFFTLRTHIEVSVYGFTMAIISSFSWALYEVVCKKQATTEHFIVQVFYTFAFTALFLLFFSVKKMSAFTGTDIFSLFIISMLRIVNVILLFLSIKLATLNFLTPVSYLKLPLMTFWSFILLGASPQPYYLLATGILICINIMMFKVIKKLTSQKDFH; encoded by the coding sequence ATGTATATATCTACGGACTATAAAAAATATGCCATAGGAGTACTATGCAAAATACTAGCATTATCCTGCTTTTGTCTTCTCTCACTTGGATTTGAGAAGTTCCGCAATAATAATATAGGGCCATTAGAACAATTTGGTGTGATATGTATACTAGGAACAGCCATATTACTACCATTTGTAGGTATATTTTATCGGAAAGAGCTACAAAAAGCTAAAATAGTGCCATATATATTACGTTCTATATTAAGTATAGCAGGCATGGTAACGTGGATAGAAGCTGTAAAGCATTTTGGAAGTACTCAAGCCATATTAGTCAATTATTTGACTCCTATAATTACTGTATCTATTGCTTCTATTACTAAGAACGAAAAGTTACGAGTAATATCATTCATTTCTGGTATATTATGCTATATAGTCATTTTCTTCACTCTAAGAACTCATATCGAAGTTTCTGTTTACGGATTTACAATGGCTATAATCTCATCATTCTCTTGGGCATTATATGAAGTTGTATGCAAAAAACAAGCTACAACAGAACACTTTATAGTGCAGGTATTTTATACTTTTGCCTTTACCGCACTTTTCCTTTTATTCTTCTCGGTAAAGAAAATGTCTGCTTTTACAGGTACCGATATATTTTCTCTCTTCATTATTAGCATGCTAAGAATAGTTAATGTGATACTATTATTTTTGTCTATTAAATTAGCGACTCTAAATTTTCTAACTCCAGTATCTTATCTAAAACTCCCTTTGATGACGTTTTGGAGTTTTATACTACTTGGTGCTTCACCTCAACCGTATTACCTGCTTGCTACAGGAATACTGATATGTATTAATATTATGATGTTTAAAGTAATAAAGAAACTTACTTCTCAAAAAGACTTTCACTAA